A window from Comamonas odontotermitis encodes these proteins:
- the tgt gene encoding tRNA guanosine(34) transglycosylase Tgt: MLQFDLLKTDPTSHARRGTLTLNHGVVQTPIFMPVGTYGTVKGVMPRSLHEMGAQIILGNTFHLWMRPGLDIMKSFGGLHGFEQWDKPILTDSGGFQVWSLGAMRKITEEGVHFASPVNGDKLFMSPEVSMQIQTILNSDIVMQLDECTPYETNGKKTTEAEARKSMEMSRRWAKRSKDEFERLGNPNALFGIVQGGMFKNLREESLQALVEMDFPGYAVGGVSVGEPKDEMLDIMQHTPHLLPAHKPRYLMGVGTPEDLVQGVADGVDMFDCVMPTRNARNGTIFTRYGDLKIRNARHKSDHQPIDTTCTCHACAGTAGVSWDDGGRGGFSRAYLHHLDRCGEMLGPMLTTIHNLHYYLNLMQEIRNALDTGTFAEFRARFKADRARGV, encoded by the coding sequence ATGCTGCAATTCGACCTGCTCAAGACCGACCCGACCAGCCACGCGCGCCGTGGCACGCTCACGCTCAACCATGGCGTGGTGCAGACCCCCATCTTCATGCCCGTGGGCACCTATGGCACCGTCAAGGGCGTCATGCCACGCAGCCTGCATGAAATGGGCGCGCAGATCATTCTGGGCAACACCTTCCACCTGTGGATGCGTCCGGGCCTGGACATCATGAAGAGCTTTGGCGGCCTGCACGGCTTTGAGCAGTGGGACAAGCCCATCCTCACCGACTCGGGCGGCTTTCAGGTCTGGAGCCTGGGCGCCATGCGCAAGATCACCGAGGAAGGCGTGCATTTCGCCAGCCCGGTCAATGGTGACAAGCTGTTCATGTCGCCCGAAGTCAGCATGCAGATCCAGACGATCCTGAATTCGGACATCGTCATGCAGCTCGATGAATGCACGCCCTACGAGACCAACGGCAAAAAGACCACCGAGGCCGAAGCGCGCAAGAGCATGGAGATGAGCCGTCGCTGGGCCAAGCGCTCCAAGGACGAATTCGAGCGTCTGGGCAACCCCAATGCGCTCTTTGGCATTGTGCAGGGCGGTATGTTCAAGAATCTGCGCGAGGAATCGCTGCAGGCCCTGGTCGAGATGGATTTCCCGGGCTACGCCGTGGGCGGCGTCTCGGTGGGCGAGCCCAAGGACGAGATGCTGGACATCATGCAGCACACCCCGCACCTGCTGCCGGCCCACAAGCCCCGTTACCTGATGGGCGTAGGCACGCCGGAGGATCTGGTGCAAGGCGTGGCCGACGGCGTGGACATGTTCGATTGCGTGATGCCCACCCGCAATGCGCGCAACGGCACCATCTTCACGCGCTACGGCGATCTCAAGATCCGCAATGCGCGCCACAAGAGCGATCACCAGCCCATCGACACCACCTGCACCTGCCATGCCTGCGCTGGCACCGCAGGCGTGAGCTGGGACGATGGCGGCCGAGGCGGCTTCAGCCGTGCCTACCTGCACCACCTGGACCGCTGCGGCGAGATGCTGGGCCCCATGCTCACCACCATCCACAACCTGCACTACTACCTGAACCTGATGCAGGAAATCCGCAATGCGCTCGATACCGGCACTTTTGCCGAATTCCGCGCCCGCTTCAAGGCAGACCGGGCCCGCGGGGTGTAG
- a CDS encoding YiaA/YiaB family inner membrane protein encodes MSHSFNPVQRDTRAWQYQVWISFGIAISMCAIGLAWLPGQHLEQAFMVMGYMFCLSAAFVLAKFVRDKQSDSGKSAGDTPMWRFVVWGGFAIAMGLTGWGLLSMDINPTYKAFLGVSWLYMITTAFTLAKMLRDKHESDLAAALYSARAMRSEQRNPEVSSSQERV; translated from the coding sequence TACCAGGTATGGATTTCGTTCGGTATTGCGATCTCGATGTGCGCGATCGGCCTGGCCTGGCTGCCGGGGCAACACCTGGAGCAGGCGTTCATGGTGATGGGCTATATGTTCTGTCTCTCGGCGGCCTTCGTGCTGGCCAAGTTTGTACGGGACAAGCAATCGGACAGCGGCAAGTCTGCTGGTGACACTCCGATGTGGCGCTTTGTGGTCTGGGGTGGCTTTGCCATCGCCATGGGCCTGACGGGCTGGGGCCTGCTGAGCATGGACATCAACCCCACCTACAAGGCGTTCCTGGGCGTGAGCTGGCTGTACATGATCACCACGGCCTTCACCCTGGCCAAGATGCTGCGCGACAAGCATGAATCGGATCTGGCTGCAGCCTTGTACAGTGCCCGCGCCATGCGTAGCGAGCAGCGCAACCCAGAAGTGAGCAGCAGCCAGGAGCGCGTGTGA
- a CDS encoding ABC transporter substrate-binding protein, whose product MKNLHRRLVLSAVLSVCSALHAQTAVDLSPEQKGRLRAPKDETAIAALSKDFKFVKSGVLTVAIHPAAPPTGTYATDAKTIVGFDPDFILLIADALGLKLDLQPIAWADWPLGLTSGKYDAVISNVGVTEQRKEKFDFSTYRLGLHGFYVKAGSKITSIKEPKDIAGLRVISASGTNQERIALEWNRLNIAAGLKPAELQYYDDEAARTLALVSGRADVNFNPNAPQAYQATRDGQIRLVGTVNAGWPNKSDVAITTRKGSGLADALTQAANGLIKSGQYAQVLGRWKLAEEALPRSETNPPGLPKF is encoded by the coding sequence ATGAAGAATCTCCACCGCCGCCTCGTCCTGTCTGCCGTTCTGTCAGTCTGCAGCGCCTTGCATGCACAGACTGCCGTGGATCTGAGCCCCGAGCAGAAGGGGCGTCTGCGCGCACCCAAGGACGAGACCGCAATTGCCGCCCTCTCCAAGGACTTCAAATTCGTGAAATCCGGCGTGCTGACCGTGGCCATCCATCCTGCGGCGCCACCCACCGGCACCTATGCCACCGATGCAAAAACCATCGTGGGCTTTGACCCGGACTTCATCCTGCTCATCGCCGATGCGTTGGGGCTGAAGCTGGATCTGCAGCCGATTGCCTGGGCAGACTGGCCGCTTGGGTTGACTTCGGGCAAATACGATGCGGTGATCTCCAACGTCGGCGTAACCGAGCAACGCAAGGAGAAGTTCGATTTTTCGACCTACCGCCTGGGCCTGCACGGCTTCTATGTCAAGGCCGGCAGCAAGATCACCTCGATCAAGGAGCCCAAGGACATTGCAGGCCTGCGCGTGATATCGGCATCGGGCACCAACCAGGAGCGCATCGCGCTGGAATGGAACCGCCTGAACATTGCAGCGGGCCTGAAACCGGCCGAGCTGCAGTACTACGACGACGAAGCCGCGCGCACGCTCGCCCTCGTGTCTGGCCGGGCGGATGTGAACTTCAACCCCAACGCGCCGCAGGCCTACCAGGCGACCAGGGATGGGCAGATACGCCTCGTGGGCACCGTCAACGCAGGCTGGCCCAACAAGTCGGATGTGGCCATCACCACCCGCAAAGGCAGTGGCCTGGCTGATGCCTTGACGCAGGCCGCCAACGGCTTGATCAAAAGCGGCCAGTACGCGCAGGTGTTGGGCCGCTGGAAGCTCGCTGAAGAGGCCCTGCCCCGCTCGGAGACCAATCCACCGGGACTGCCCAAGTTCTGA
- a CDS encoding ABC transporter substrate-binding protein, producing the protein MQRRHLIHTTVAALSLLALPVWAQPAAPDLSPEQAGRPRSDKVEEAIRQLNPQFRFAKEGALVVGTTTGRLPFGAYATDNKTPVGNAPDIAQLVADSLGRRLELVSVAWADWPLGLQSGKFDVVISNVTVTEERKEKFDFSTYRNDTLGFYVARNSKVQAIKEPKDVAGLKVIVGASTNQEQVLLRWNEQNIKAGLKPVEVQYYDDDVVLYLALASGRADTYFAPNGIAAYNARDGKTRLVGLFSGGWPQSAEIAVTSRKGSGIADAITTALNAQIGNGNYAKALERWSLQSEAITASRTNPPGLPRK; encoded by the coding sequence ATGCAACGTCGTCATCTGATCCACACCACAGTCGCAGCGCTGTCCCTGCTTGCTCTGCCTGTCTGGGCGCAGCCCGCCGCTCCCGACCTGAGCCCCGAGCAGGCTGGCCGTCCACGGTCCGACAAGGTGGAGGAAGCCATTCGCCAGCTCAACCCGCAGTTCAGGTTTGCCAAGGAAGGTGCTCTCGTGGTGGGTACCACCACGGGCCGCCTGCCGTTTGGCGCGTACGCCACCGACAACAAGACCCCGGTGGGCAACGCCCCCGACATCGCCCAACTGGTGGCCGACAGCCTGGGCCGCAGGCTGGAGCTGGTATCAGTGGCCTGGGCCGACTGGCCTCTGGGCCTGCAATCGGGAAAGTTCGATGTGGTGATCTCCAACGTCACGGTGACCGAGGAGCGCAAGGAGAAGTTCGATTTCTCGACCTACCGCAATGACACCCTGGGTTTCTACGTCGCCAGGAACAGCAAGGTGCAGGCCATCAAGGAACCCAAGGATGTCGCTGGCCTCAAGGTGATCGTCGGCGCCAGCACCAACCAGGAGCAAGTGCTGCTGCGCTGGAATGAGCAGAACATCAAGGCCGGCCTCAAGCCGGTGGAAGTGCAGTACTACGACGACGATGTGGTGCTGTATCTGGCCCTGGCTTCGGGCCGGGCAGATACGTATTTCGCGCCCAATGGCATTGCTGCCTACAACGCCCGCGATGGAAAGACGCGTCTTGTCGGCCTGTTCTCGGGCGGCTGGCCACAGTCGGCTGAAATCGCAGTCACTTCGCGCAAAGGCTCGGGCATTGCCGATGCCATCACCACCGCACTCAACGCGCAGATCGGCAACGGCAACTACGCCAAGGCGCTGGAACGCTGGAGCCTGCAATCCGAGGCCATCACGGCATCGCGCACCAACCCGCCCGGCCTGCCCCGGAAATGA
- a CDS encoding GNAT family N-acetyltransferase, which translates to MRSDIFVYTSLQDPRAQPLIEELGREYESRYGDFYLQESGVPEIQRYPAEVFTPAQGGNFLLLLRNGHAVAGGAFKRLDADTAEFKRIWTDSRLRRQGLASSVLAELEAQALRQGYQRIFLTTGFRQPEAVGLYLGHGYQRLFDPGADLQALRKLPFEKHLSSALHNHPHLHSSNALQAPLLAGV; encoded by the coding sequence ATGCGCTCTGACATCTTTGTCTACACCAGCTTGCAAGACCCGCGCGCCCAGCCTTTGATCGAGGAATTGGGGCGAGAGTATGAAAGCCGCTATGGCGATTTCTATCTGCAGGAATCAGGTGTTCCGGAAATCCAGCGCTACCCGGCCGAAGTGTTTACACCCGCCCAGGGCGGCAATTTTCTGCTGCTGCTGCGCAACGGGCACGCCGTCGCGGGTGGTGCGTTCAAGCGCTTGGATGCGGACACCGCAGAGTTCAAACGCATCTGGACGGACAGCCGTCTGCGCCGCCAGGGTTTGGCGAGTTCGGTCCTGGCCGAGCTGGAAGCGCAGGCCTTGCGCCAGGGCTACCAACGGATCTTTCTCACTACAGGCTTTCGCCAGCCCGAAGCCGTGGGGCTGTACCTCGGCCATGGCTACCAGCGTCTGTTCGACCCCGGCGCAGATCTGCAGGCGTTGCGAAAACTGCCTTTTGAAAAGCACCTGTCTTCCGCGCTCCACAACCATCCGCACCTGCACTCCTCAAACGCACTGCAAGCGCCGCTGCTCGCCGGAGTCTGA
- a CDS encoding DUF2145 domain-containing protein: MKPFRVTLMAAAMLAAAGAQAGRSCEVQKPTVESVRKSLDLAQHVAQALDASGAQVVLLGRQGQDLSKYQLQYSHMGWAYKSATGAWRVVHKLNDCGTAASHVYRQGLGEFFLDDLWRYQAVLMVPAPAVQQKLLLALSGNEQPLQLHEPHYSMVAYPWSLRYQQSNQWALEALAQAMEPAVHSRGQAQAWLQLQGYQPSDLRIGAMTRLGGRMTRANIAFDDHPPEKRFSGHIETTTVDSVLQFLQRRQLAAAPQLVQ, from the coding sequence ATGAAACCATTCCGCGTGACCCTCATGGCAGCAGCGATGCTGGCTGCAGCAGGCGCCCAGGCCGGGCGCAGCTGCGAAGTGCAGAAGCCGACGGTGGAAAGTGTGCGCAAGAGCCTGGACTTGGCGCAACACGTGGCACAGGCGCTGGATGCCAGCGGCGCGCAGGTTGTGCTGCTGGGCCGCCAGGGGCAGGATCTGAGCAAGTACCAGCTGCAGTACTCGCACATGGGCTGGGCCTACAAGTCGGCCACAGGTGCCTGGCGCGTGGTGCACAAGCTCAATGATTGCGGTACTGCCGCTTCTCACGTGTACCGCCAGGGTCTGGGGGAGTTCTTTCTGGACGACCTGTGGCGTTACCAGGCGGTGCTCATGGTGCCTGCGCCTGCGGTACAGCAGAAATTGCTGCTGGCGCTCTCTGGCAATGAGCAACCCCTGCAACTGCATGAACCGCACTACAGCATGGTGGCCTATCCATGGAGCCTGCGCTACCAGCAAAGCAACCAATGGGCGTTGGAAGCGCTGGCGCAGGCCATGGAGCCTGCAGTGCACAGCCGCGGCCAGGCGCAGGCATGGCTGCAGCTGCAAGGCTACCAGCCCAGCGATTTGCGCATTGGCGCCATGACGCGCCTGGGCGGCCGCATGACGCGCGCCAATATTGCCTTTGATGACCATCCACCCGAGAAGCGTTTTTCGGGCCATATCGAGACCACGACGGTGGATTCGGTTCTGCAGTTTCTGCAGCGAAGGCAGCTGGCCGCGGCCCCGCAGCTGGTGCAATAG
- a CDS encoding universal stress protein encodes MLTMMIAVDGSEHSLEAVRHGLHLIGQGLRAQVVLGHVQESATLTELATVGPAAAADASVDAGMDLLAPAVALLRAASVDHEVDVRIGDVYPTLLEIAEEHESAMILIGSTGEGALSRIFLGSVGSDLVRHSQVPVTVVKVPYTDD; translated from the coding sequence ATGTTGACCATGATGATTGCGGTAGACGGATCCGAGCATTCGCTGGAGGCCGTGCGCCACGGGCTGCACCTGATCGGCCAGGGCCTGCGCGCCCAGGTGGTGCTGGGCCATGTGCAGGAAAGCGCCACCCTGACGGAGCTGGCCACCGTTGGGCCCGCAGCCGCTGCGGATGCCAGCGTGGATGCAGGCATGGATTTGCTGGCGCCAGCCGTCGCGCTTTTGCGCGCCGCCAGTGTCGATCATGAGGTGGACGTGCGCATCGGCGATGTCTACCCGACGCTGCTGGAGATTGCGGAAGAGCACGAATCTGCCATGATCCTGATCGGCTCTACCGGCGAAGGCGCGCTGTCGCGTATCTTTCTGGGATCGGTGGGCAGTGACCTCGTGCGCCACAGCCAGGTGCCGGTCACCGTTGTGAAAGTGCCGTACACGGACGACTGA
- a CDS encoding amino acid ABC transporter permease/ATP-binding protein, with amino-acid sequence MNTTTLAPPNVAIEQAPTAPAPAPASRRSDYASLRIVPARYPARTIGTIISLILIGAVLNSVLGNPRWGWPVFAEWFFAEPVLVGLGRTLVLTALGAALGFTLGTGLALARVSRSPLLRALAWTFVWIFRSIPLIVLLLILNNLGYLYETVWLGVPFTNITWAEWSTTQLVTPFLAAVIGLTLNQAAYSSEIIRGGILSVDQGQHEAAAALGLPRRRQAFRIVLPQAMRSILPSAFNDIIGLAKGTSNAYILALPELFYTIQIIYRRNLEVIPLLMVATVWYLIILSVLSVIQAQVERHYARGALRQLPPTLLGRAWAWLRPAAAPSANAAPAATDEPPARAAAWTHTNTRGGNVEVQAVSKSYNGVRVLNNVSLHVPSGSVTVILGQSGSGKSTLLRSINHLERVDSGFIGIDGDLVGYRQDGDTLYELKEKDILARRADVGMVFQNFNLFPHLSVLDNVAEAPVSVRGLPRAEAEALARELLARVGLAHKADAFPRQLSGGQQQRVAIARALALKPKVLLFDEPTSALDPELVNEVLDVIKELARTGTTLLIVTHEIGFAREVADTVVFMDQGRIIESGHPHKVLQQPDHPRLREFLAKVL; translated from the coding sequence ATGAACACCACCACCCTGGCACCACCCAACGTCGCCATCGAGCAGGCACCCACAGCACCCGCACCGGCACCTGCTTCACGCCGCAGCGACTATGCGTCGCTGCGCATTGTTCCAGCGCGCTACCCTGCACGCACCATTGGCACCATCATTTCGCTGATTCTGATTGGCGCCGTTCTGAACTCCGTGCTCGGCAACCCCCGCTGGGGCTGGCCGGTATTTGCAGAATGGTTTTTTGCCGAACCCGTGCTGGTGGGCCTGGGCCGCACACTCGTGCTGACAGCACTGGGGGCGGCGCTGGGCTTCACGCTGGGCACCGGCCTGGCATTGGCGCGCGTCTCGCGTTCACCGCTGCTGCGCGCACTGGCCTGGACGTTTGTGTGGATCTTCCGCTCCATTCCGCTCATCGTGCTGCTACTCATTCTGAACAACCTGGGCTACCTGTACGAGACCGTATGGCTGGGCGTTCCTTTCACCAATATCACCTGGGCCGAGTGGAGCACCACGCAACTGGTCACCCCGTTTCTGGCAGCGGTGATCGGGCTGACGCTGAACCAGGCGGCTTACTCTTCCGAGATCATCCGTGGCGGCATTCTTTCGGTGGACCAGGGCCAGCATGAGGCCGCCGCCGCACTGGGCCTGCCGCGCCGCCGCCAGGCCTTCCGCATCGTCCTGCCTCAGGCCATGCGCTCCATCCTGCCTTCTGCGTTCAACGACATCATCGGTCTGGCCAAGGGCACATCCAACGCCTACATCCTGGCCCTGCCCGAGCTGTTCTACACGATCCAGATCATCTACCGCCGCAACCTGGAAGTGATCCCTCTGCTGATGGTGGCGACCGTCTGGTACCTGATCATTCTCTCGGTGCTCTCCGTTATTCAGGCGCAAGTGGAGCGCCACTACGCACGCGGCGCGCTACGCCAGCTGCCTCCCACCTTGCTGGGGCGGGCCTGGGCCTGGCTGCGCCCTGCAGCAGCGCCCTCCGCAAACGCAGCCCCGGCAGCCACCGACGAGCCCCCTGCGCGCGCCGCTGCATGGACCCATACCAACACCCGTGGTGGGAATGTCGAGGTGCAGGCCGTCTCCAAAAGCTATAACGGCGTTCGCGTGCTCAACAATGTGTCGCTGCACGTTCCTTCAGGCAGCGTGACGGTCATCCTGGGCCAGTCGGGCTCGGGCAAGTCCACGCTGCTGCGCTCCATCAACCATCTGGAGCGGGTGGACAGCGGATTCATCGGCATTGACGGAGACCTGGTGGGTTACCGTCAGGACGGCGACACCTTGTATGAACTGAAGGAAAAGGACATCCTTGCCCGCCGCGCCGATGTGGGCATGGTGTTCCAGAATTTCAACCTCTTCCCGCACCTGAGCGTGCTGGACAACGTGGCGGAAGCACCTGTCTCGGTGCGTGGCCTACCCCGTGCCGAAGCCGAAGCACTGGCCCGGGAGCTGCTGGCCCGTGTAGGCCTTGCGCACAAGGCAGACGCTTTCCCTCGCCAGCTGTCCGGCGGCCAGCAGCAGCGTGTGGCCATCGCCCGGGCACTGGCGCTCAAGCCCAAGGTGCTGTTGTTTGACGAGCCCACCTCGGCTCTCGATCCCGAGCTGGTCAACGAGGTACTCGATGTGATCAAGGAGCTGGCCCGCACTGGCACCACCTTGCTCATCGTTACCCATGAAATCGGCTTTGCCCGTGAGGTGGCAGACACCGTGGTCTTCATGGACCAGGGCCGCATCATCGAAAGCGGCCACCCCCACAAAGTACTGCAGCAGCCCGACCACCCGCGCCTTCGCGAGTTCCTCGCCAAGGTGCTGTAG
- a CDS encoding GGDEF domain-containing protein, with translation MSTPHSGRLLAYACAAIFAACLLGIVLRPIGFLSVFWPANQLLLVLFLRYPRVLLQPLGMAAIFVSYVAADVLTGSNLWVSMGFSVANMVGAASAWWVMHKHSERDLQMEGQFSALLVFYGSGVATTVSAAIGGPISAYAFSVPLLQGTLMWWTGEWMNAMILLPFLLALPTARKATLVQEALPIAARVLPVAAVVVLEAASYTVAGKVGALAFSLPALLWCALSYRILPTTIITMLVFATKIIVASRLDFTPAQFVDVATFRLGVTMLILGPLSVAGAHAARSELLNRMRYQAHHDSLTGVLSRNGFVQASELLLQRLMHERGSVAVLMLDLDHFKRVNDSHGHATGDHLLCEFSRTVVHTLRPQDVFGRIGGEEFAVVLPHISAQDAATIAERLCLAVRAGKFQTLSNESLSATVSIGVAHVAQLSQYDSIENLLRDADVALYQAKSRGRDCVMLGPAR, from the coding sequence ATGAGCACGCCCCATAGTGGCCGCTTGCTGGCCTATGCCTGTGCCGCCATATTTGCCGCATGCTTGCTGGGGATTGTGCTGCGGCCCATCGGTTTTCTCTCCGTTTTCTGGCCAGCCAATCAGTTGCTGCTGGTATTGTTTTTGCGCTACCCGCGTGTGCTGTTGCAACCCCTGGGCATGGCTGCCATCTTTGTCAGCTATGTAGCGGCGGATGTGCTCACCGGCAGCAATCTGTGGGTGTCCATGGGGTTTTCGGTCGCCAACATGGTAGGAGCTGCTTCTGCCTGGTGGGTCATGCACAAGCACTCCGAGCGCGATCTGCAGATGGAAGGCCAGTTCTCCGCGCTCCTGGTGTTCTATGGCAGCGGCGTCGCCACCACGGTATCGGCCGCCATTGGTGGTCCCATCAGCGCTTATGCCTTCAGTGTTCCGCTGCTGCAGGGAACCCTGATGTGGTGGACCGGCGAGTGGATGAACGCGATGATCCTGCTGCCTTTCCTGCTGGCGCTGCCCACGGCACGCAAAGCCACCCTGGTGCAGGAGGCTCTGCCGATCGCCGCACGTGTGCTGCCGGTGGCGGCTGTCGTCGTGCTGGAAGCAGCCAGCTATACGGTCGCCGGCAAGGTCGGGGCCCTGGCCTTTTCGCTGCCTGCGCTTCTGTGGTGTGCCCTGAGTTACCGCATCCTGCCCACCACCATCATCACCATGCTGGTGTTTGCCACGAAGATCATCGTGGCCTCCAGGCTCGATTTCACGCCAGCGCAGTTTGTGGACGTAGCCACCTTCCGTCTGGGGGTCACCATGCTGATCCTGGGCCCACTGTCGGTGGCCGGAGCGCATGCTGCGCGCTCTGAATTGCTCAACCGCATGCGCTACCAGGCCCACCATGACAGCCTGACCGGCGTGCTCAGTCGCAACGGTTTCGTGCAGGCAAGCGAGCTGCTGCTCCAGCGGCTGATGCACGAGCGCGGATCCGTGGCGGTGCTGATGCTTGACCTGGATCATTTCAAGCGCGTGAACGACAGCCACGGCCATGCCACCGGAGATCACCTGCTGTGCGAGTTCTCCCGCACCGTGGTTCATACCTTGCGCCCGCAGGACGTGTTTGGCCGTATCGGCGGGGAAGAATTCGCTGTGGTGCTGCCGCACATCAGCGCCCAGGATGCCGCTACGATTGCCGAGCGGCTCTGCCTTGCCGTTCGGGCAGGCAAGTTCCAGACCCTGAGCAACGAATCGCTGTCTGCCACGGTCAGTATTGGCGTCGCCCACGTGGCGCAGCTGTCACAGTACGACTCCATCGAAAATCTGCTGCGCGATGCCGATGTGGCGCTCTACCAGGCCAAGAGCCGTGGCCGCGACTGCGTGATGCTGGGCCCGGCTCGATAA
- a CDS encoding LLM class flavin-dependent oxidoreductase has product MSIHISRIAFLTPGNHAENAPWSGLEHTLQLFEYGEQLGFDGGWVRQRHLEPAVSSAPTLLAAATQRTERMELGCAVIQLGYENPFRLAEDLSTVDVLSQGRLQVGVSAGAPNHGDLLGVHLYDGDPAHIDFSHERVARLRRNLQGQSLGPEGAVVQSPAGQHTPRIYPHAAGLAHRLWYGGGSLHSAEWAGRNGLHLLIGNLNRGEHSDHFFETQLAQLQRFRNHWTAPHAPRVALGRVIVPTDSADAGSRKRYQAFAEGRHARTLAPQGERRVLFARDLVGSSAQILESLLVDPVLPLVDELRLELPYNLPHEDYLQILSDFTERIAPTLGWQHTHAQQTVGG; this is encoded by the coding sequence ATGAGCATCCATATCTCCCGCATCGCATTCCTCACGCCGGGCAACCATGCGGAGAACGCGCCCTGGTCCGGGCTCGAGCACACGCTGCAATTGTTCGAATACGGTGAACAGCTGGGCTTTGACGGAGGCTGGGTGCGCCAGCGCCATCTGGAGCCCGCTGTTTCGTCTGCCCCTACCTTGCTGGCCGCAGCAACCCAGCGCACAGAGCGTATGGAGCTGGGCTGCGCCGTCATTCAGCTGGGGTATGAAAACCCTTTCCGTCTGGCTGAAGATCTCTCCACTGTCGATGTGCTCTCGCAAGGCAGGCTCCAGGTCGGGGTGAGCGCCGGGGCACCCAACCATGGCGATCTGCTGGGCGTGCACCTGTATGACGGAGATCCCGCACACATCGACTTCTCACACGAGCGCGTCGCGCGCCTGCGCCGCAACCTGCAGGGACAGTCCCTGGGGCCCGAAGGCGCCGTGGTGCAATCGCCAGCCGGCCAGCACACCCCCCGCATCTATCCACACGCAGCGGGCCTGGCGCACCGCCTGTGGTATGGCGGCGGCTCCCTGCACTCGGCTGAATGGGCCGGGCGCAACGGCTTGCATCTGCTGATCGGCAATCTGAACCGGGGCGAGCACAGCGACCATTTCTTCGAAACGCAGCTCGCCCAGTTGCAGCGCTTTCGCAATCACTGGACGGCGCCACACGCCCCACGGGTGGCCCTGGGCCGGGTGATCGTGCCCACCGACAGCGCCGATGCGGGCAGCCGCAAGCGCTACCAAGCCTTTGCCGAGGGCCGCCATGCACGCACGCTGGCACCGCAGGGGGAACGCCGGGTGCTGTTTGCACGCGATCTGGTGGGAAGCAGTGCGCAGATTCTGGAGTCGCTCCTGGTTGATCCGGTGTTACCTCTGGTTGACGAATTGCGGCTGGAGCTACCCTACAACCTGCCGCACGAGGACTACCTGCAGATCCTGAGTGATTTCACCGAGCGCATCGCGCCAACCCTGGGCTGGCAGCACACCCATGCGCAGCAGACCGTGGGCGGTTGA